A stretch of Oreochromis aureus strain Israel breed Guangdong linkage group 11, ZZ_aureus, whole genome shotgun sequence DNA encodes these proteins:
- the LOC116313751 gene encoding CTP synthase 1-like yields the protein MKYILVTGGVISGIGKGIIASSVGTILKSCGLHVTAIKIDPYINIDAGTFSPYEHGEVFVLDDGGEVDLDLGNYERFLDIRLIRDNNITTGKIYQSVINKERKGDYLGKTVQVVPHITDAIQEWVMKQATISVDEDGVEPQVCVIELGGTVGDIESMPFIEAFRQFQFKVKRENFCNIHVSLIPQPNTTGEQKTKPTQNSVRELRGLGLSPDLIVCRCTTPLETSVKEKISMFCHVEPTQVICVHDVSSIYRVPLLLEDQGVVSYLCERLNLPIEMRPRKMLTKWKEMADRSDRLLEYVSIALVGKYTKLADSYTSVIKALEHSALAINHKLEVKYIDSADLETTTLQDDPVKYHEAWQKLCSAHGVLVPGGFGARGTEGKMQAISWARKQNKPFLGVCLGMQLAVCEFARSVLGWEDANSTEFNPESKHPVVIDMPEHNPGQMGGTMRLGKRRTIFSSSTSVLRKLYGDVEYVDERHRHRFEVNPELKHHFEQKGLQFVGQDVEGERMEVIELEDHCYFVGVQYHPEFTSRPIKPSPPYFGLLLASAGKLQSYLAKGCRLSPRDTYSDNSGSSSPDMDMRDLKFLSL from the exons ATGAAGTACATCCTGGTTACTGGTGGCGTTATATCTGGTATTGGTAAGGGCATCATTGCCAGCAGTGTGGGAACAATCCTTAAGTCCTGCGGTCTTCATGTCACAGCCATCAAAATCGACCCATATATCAATATTGATGCAGGAACCTTTTCACCCTATGAGCACG GTGAAGTGTTTGTTCTCGATGATGGTGGGGAAGTGGATCTAGATTTGGGTAACTATGAGCGTTTCCTGGACATCCGCCTTATCAGAGATAACAACATCACAACTGGAAAGATCTATCAATCGGTAATCAACAAGGAGAGAAAAGGAGACTACCTGGGCAAGACTGTACAAG tgGTGCCACACATCACAGATGCTATCCAGGAATGGGTAATGAAGCAGGCAACCATTTCAGTGGATGAGGACGGTGTGGAGCCTCAAGTTTGTGTCATAGAG CTAGGAGGCACAGTGGGGGACATCGAGAGCATGCCTTTTATTGAAGCTTTCAGACAGTTCCAGTTCAAGGTGAAAAGGGAGAACTTCTGCAACATCCATGTCAGCTTGATACCACAG CCCAATACCACAGGGGAGCAGAAAACCAAACCAACCCAGAACAGCGTCCGGGAGCTCAGAGGGCTGGGATTGTCTCCAGATTTG ATTGTTTGTCGCTGTACAACTCCTCTAGAAACATCTGTCAAGGAAAAGATCTCCATGTTTTGTCATGTGGAGCCAACACAG GTGATCTGTGTCCACGATGTCTCCTCAATTTATAGAGTTCCTCTGCTGCTGGAGGATCAGGGTGTTGTGAGCTACTTATGCGAGCGGTTGAACTTGCCCATTGAGATGAGACCCAGAAAGATGCTCACAAAGTGGAAGGAGATGGCTGACCG ATCCGACCGTCTCTTGGAGTATGTTTCCATAGCCCTGGTGGGAAAATATACAAAGTTAGCTGACTCCTACACATCTGTTATTAAGGCCCTGGAGCACTCAGCCCTTGCCATTAATCACAAACTAGAGGTCAAG TACATAGACTCTGCAGATTTGGAGACTACTACCCTGCAAGATGATCCAGTGAAATATCACGAGGCCTGGCAGAAACTCTGCAGTGCTCA CGGCGTCTTGGTGCCAGGAGGTTTTGGTGCAAGAGGGACAGAAGGCAAGATGCAGGCTATTTCTTGGGCACGGAAACAGAATAAGCCATTCCTGG GGGTTTGTTTGGGCATGCAGCTGGCAGTGTGTGAGTTTGCCCGCAGTGTTCTTGGATGGGAAG ATGCCAACTCCACCGAATTTAATCCAGAATCCAAACACCCTGTG GTAATTGACATGCCAGAACACAACCCAGGCCAGATGGGTGGGACTATGAGGTTGGGAAAGAGGCGGACCATTTTCTCATCCAGCACCAGTGTGCTGA GAAAGCTATATGGAGATGTGGAATATGTTGACGAACGGCACAGACACAGATTTGAG GTGAATCCAGAGCTGAAGCACCACTTTGAACAAAAAGGACTTCAGTTTGTTGGTCAGGATGTGGAAGGAGAGCGAATGGAAGTCATTGAATTAGAGG ACCACTGTTACTTTGTTGGAGTGCAGTATCATCCAGAGTTCACCTCCAGACCCATCAAACCTTCTCCTCCATACTTTGGTCTCCTGCTGGCCTCTGCAGGAAAACTCCAGAGTTACCTGGCCAAGGGCTGTCGCCTTTCTCCACG